The following nucleotide sequence is from Pungitius pungitius chromosome 6, fPunPun2.1, whole genome shotgun sequence.
TAGCAGGTAACGGAGATCATGAAActtgcaaatatatattttgcaatcAAGTATTCATGTCATACTGTGTTTCTTGCGGCAAATATATTGAATgtataatggaaaaaaaatatcacaGTAACATCACAAATGTTAGACTTTTTATTTGATGTTATGCAAATGACTTGTGGTTGTCATAAACCTCAGCTGCTATGATGATGACTCTTTTGTGATTTGATTCCTGGTAAAAGTAATGTCCTTGTCAAGTTTTTATCCAAATTGGTATAAACCATGTACTGAATATACCACATAATTTACAAAGAAATACCAGGTAAGGACCCTTCAAACAAGTAACTGTTATGATTTCAAAgcggtaaaaatgaattcataaGAAATATTTCTGCATGTGAAGATGAATCCAAATAGTGTGACTTGTTATTAACAATTTAAtacttaaatatatatgtatggaTCCTGCGTTACTTATGCATTTCTAAACATAAGCCCCGGAGATAATTCAATTGTTAGCGTGACGAGTGATGAGATATGTGATGTGATTTCTATACAAACAGTAATTTCTATAGGAAAATGACACTACTCTTGAGGCTCAATGACACACAACAGGGTGACGAAGCTTCATTGTGGGACCTGTAactaaagaaaaatcaaaataGTCTTTTTTTGCAGTCTTTAAAATTGCACAGCTTTTAGTACATAAAGCATCATCTATTTAGTacataacaacattttttttatccatgTTCTGCCAAATTTACCAAGCTCTCACAAAGTATTCTCGTACAATAGTCCACTTTTCTTCATGTTGGGCATTAGAGGTGTCTGCAGAGCAGACTCAGCTGATTCCTTCTTTAATGGTCTGGTACACTTCTTTGTCCTTTCCCCCCAAGGATGTCTCCCACCTCGGTTTGTCGGCTTCCGAGCTGACGACAAAGCGGCATGGCCTCCAAGCCCCTCCTCTGTTGGCTCCATGGTTTCTGTTTTGCTACATTACCGGAACACAGTAACATTTCTAGAGTGATAGAGATTTCTAATTTATGACTAACTGTCGTACTTTGTGAAAGTATTTACTTTAAATGCTTAATTACATTCGTTCCCCCGAGTTtgtaaaaaatgttaatgtccAAAAGCGGTTGATTCACAAAGATACCGTTCTATCACTTGACTTCACATTGGATATGGTTGATGTCACGAATGCAGCATCCTTTTTCATTATCTGGAGGCATTACCTCCAGTGTTAAAAGCATTGACCAAAACTTCCTCCTGGCCCTCGTTCAACATGACATTGCTGATGGTTGCTCTTTTTTCagtgcttctcctccagctgtgatATTCAGCTCTGAATGAAGAGAGCGCGACAGGGCACCCTGACATTACATCCCTCATAAGGAGGACAAAAGAGCTGTATATTCTGTGCAGAACAACATGGACTCAAGTGTGGGTAACGTACAGAATGTCAGCTGGAGGCCTAAGAGGACCAATTATTTCTTACGAAAGCTTAACTATTGTATGATTTCTTTTCCCTGTGTTGTAAGATACACCTTTTATCTATCTTCACCAGATATTCAGAACGCAGCTTCATGTCTTCCATATTGAGGAAACGCATGAAACCTTTCTTCTCCTCAGAGTCTATGTTGACCATTTTCTATCAATATTCAGGAACAACCTTACCACAGCTATGTCAAAAGAAATagttgttttgatttttcatttatttttaccttGGAAGTTTGAACATTTTGGGACCTGACAAATTTGAGTGTTTTGCAAGTGGTTAAAACCCCAAAATGTGAAAGCGAGAGTACCTGCAGGAGTTTATCCAAATGCTTTTGGTTCTCCACAACAATGTAGTCACTTGCCACATACTGGGAAGCTTCTGGTGAGTTTGTGGTCTAAAATCGTGTCGCTGTTCCATACACAGGCCATTGTAGTACtcatgagaaagagagaagttACTGATTGTGACGTGGCCGCAGTGGAAGCCACGATAAAGGCACAATAACAACTGCTTTGTTTATTTAGATACAGATAGAGGCTGATTCAGGTCAAGGCTGTAGGATGTGTCTCTCTCACCATGATGAGCCTCCGCTGGAGAGAAGTAACAGTCTGCCGGATTGAATCTTGGTTCTTCCACTCCAAAGATCGCTCTAAACCGAGCTTTGCACATTAACacggttttgtgtttttctatttataAAGGTCCATTGATGTTACTCAATAGGGATTACGTATCAATATGTATATTGGTTTGTACAACATACCTAGAGCAATAGAGGATGTCTGCTATGTCTGTTTTCATACCAGTCATCTCACTCAGCAGACCCACGTGCTAAGAACTTACCAACAAAGGCATATTCTGTCTGCACGTGTGACTcctgaaaatggaaaaacatgGAAACGTCCCGAGTAACATTGGGACAATTGGGCTGCCTTTTAATGTCATCACATGGGTCTAATTTTCAGCTATGCCATTTACCGACACAGTGTCGGGCTTCGAGCTAAGTGCTAAGGCCCCCTCGCTTTGTTTCACAGAATATGTTCAAGATTGGACGTAAGGATTGCAAGTTGTTCTTGAAACTGGACTGATTTTACTTTTGGCTTCCATCCCTTATTGATAATTGAGAGTGGCAGCGAAAAATAAAAGTTATCCCACTGCAACACTGGcattctgattattattattattatagccTGTAGCATCACCGTGAAAATATTGCAATATTGGTCTTATTTGATCTCTTTAGTTAGTAGTTGTACGGCAGCACATATTATTAAAACGGCACAATATAGTtaacacatacatacatcctGGTGTCTTTTTCCCCAACTTCAACAGCTAAAACATTAGTAGTGGTAAAGTactaaatacaaaatgtaaatatgaaatgattgtattaataatgcattaattatacagttatgtaaaataTCAGAGTAGCCTTTGGCCCACTTCCCTGTAACTActagaacaccccccccccctcctcctcctcctcccctccctttaGCGCCAACGACACTTCCGGTCTGCTCTCCTCTCAGCGCTCCAGAAAGTTCTGCCCCGCGGAGCCTTTATAAGAACCAGCCATCTTCCGTCCCCATTCTCAGCGAAGGCTAGGACACCAATAGCGACCTGCTGGTAAGTATACTCCGCTCTGACCTGACACCGACATCCAGCTATCGGGCTAAACGGTCCAACGGCTCCACTCAAGCTAGGCCATAACGCCAGGCTCGTGTTTTAAGAGGGTTAACGTTACGGAGGTAAACCGCACGTGCTGCGGGCTGTAAAGTCTCCTCGCGAGCTGCTCGGGTTGAAGCCTAACGTTATGCAACTGGCTCTGCGTTATTCATTCTTTAGCCGACGTCCATTAATGCTGTTGGTTTTGTGTCATGTAGCATTGGTTGCTAACGTAACGTAATACCTGCGGGTTTTTTTcccgtgctttttttttctccctcagttTGTCACCATGGTTCACGAAACCGGCTACTACGATCTACTGGGCGTCAGTCCCAAGGCTTCCCAAGAGGACCTCAAGAAGGCTTACAGGAAACTCGCACTGAAATATCACCCCGACAAGAACCCCAATGAAGGAGACAAGGTAGGGTATCGCGACTAGCATGAAGCTAGTGTCCGTTTATGGTTGCTAGGACCGCCTTTCTGTTCTAATTTTAAACGGCTCGTCTTGTTGAattgcccccccacacacacacacctcctcccccctggaACTTTCTGGAATGATCTCGCGGCTCCTCTTGTTTTTTGGGTACAGGAAGACCCGCCCCCTGACACCGGTTGAAATGCATCAGTCGTGTCAAGAAGTtgagaaattaaaatgtaaaatgatgtgGCTCGTGGTCGCTGTAAACACTGCTTTAAGACTCAAGGGCGCATCTACAAATCATTCAATAGGAAATTACCCGGTAATGTAAATATACCAGAAAGGCTTAAAGAATCACAAGGACCTCCTCAAGGTGTGGATTGCACGTGTACCGTGGATTAATTCTTATATTTAACGTTTATCGCTCCAGTGTGAAGTTTGACTCATGATCTCTGACAATGTTAAATTGTTAAAGGGTTCAGATTGACACCAGGACTCAAATTCCATTCAGTCACATTATGATGCCTTCAGGGTTTGTTCGTTAGAATGAGTCGTGGGCGTAGGTCAATTTAAACGTTATCATCATGTgtgcacatttcatttttgtcaatGTAGTTTTGGTGGGAAATTTATGAATACATCCTGTTTATTCCAACTAGATATTTtcacagaaatatatataaaattaataTTAGATGAATTATGACAACTTTGCActggcttcaaaataaaaacgttttttgtattcattttaatcaTAATTATCCAACAATATGGATCATTAGTATCTACTACCAAAAGAACCTTGATTTATGgatttttctccctcttttgcaTTGAACCTCGACTGATACTTATGGAAAATATGTTTCCCTTTTATCACAACAGTTCAAGCTTATATCTCAAGCATATGAGGTGCTGTCGAATCCAGAGAAGAGAAACCTTTACGACCAAGGAGGAGAACAAGCCATCAAAGAGGGAGGCATGGGTGGAGGAACTTCCCCCATGGACATgttcaacatgttttttggaggtggaggaaggatgcagagagaaagaagaggtaGGATTTAAGTAATCTAGCAGCAGACTGTTTATATGTCCATGGCTTGCACTTGTGTTTAACTTGAATGTATGTGTCCCTTTGATGTAGGGAAAAATGTTGTTCACCAGCTTAGTGTTTCGTTAGAGGAGATGTACAAGGGCGGCAGCAGAAAGCTTGGACTTCAAAAGAGTGTAATTTGTGAAAATTGTGAAGGTaaagtaattttttttgtttttaatcctaCATTAAATAGtgggtgttttttaaatgttcaataaACTGCATTCTGTTTTGATAAAGGTTACGGAGGTAAGAAAGGTGCCTTGGAGAAGTGCTCAAGTTGCAAAGGACGGGGAGTGCAGATCAAGGTGCAACAGATTGGCCCAGGGATGATTCAGCAGATCCAAAGTATGTGTGCAGAATGCCAGGGACAGGGCGAGAAATTTAACTCTAAAGACCGCTGCAAGAACTGCAACGGACGCAAAGTAGAACGGCAGAAGAAAATTCTTGAAGTTCACATTGATAAAGGTATGCCCGCCCCTCTCTGAGTTGGTCCTATTTTACCTTGTATTGTAGTTGGTTgtgtacatattttttttcactgcaaACTAAACTGAAGATGCATGTGCTGTACAGGCATGAGAGATGGCCAGAAAATTACATTCACTGGAGAAGGCGACCAGGAACCTGGGTTGGAGCCTGGGGATGTAATAATTGTTCTGGATCAGAAGGAGCACCCTTTGTTCCAGAGAAAAGACAATGATTTGACAATGAAGATGAATATCAAACTCGCCGAGGCTCTGTGTGGTTTCAAGAAGGCAATCCAAACATTAGATGACAGAATGCTCATCATCAGCTCACACCCAGGTAATGGATGACATTAGATACACTCCGGTACTGCCTTATCTGGTAGTTTGTATGGGTAATAAATAACCAAGATgtaccttttttctttccttttttcaaggCGAAGTAATCAAGCATGGCGACATAAAATGTGTTCAGAATGAGGGCATGCCCGTTTACAGGGAACCTTTTGAGAAGGGGcagcttttcattcattttcaggtAAGCTATACTGAATGCATATCTGCACTGTAGAAAAAACTATTTAAAGGGATTCTTATGCTTTAGAGAACTTTTTAATAAGGTAATTGCAATTCATCCGGCAGGTGGACTTTCCAGAGAACGGTTGGCTACCAGAGCATCTCATGTTCCAGCTGGAAAGACTGCTTCCTCCCAGGGACGATGTAATGATTACTGACGAAATGGAGGAGGTTCAACTTTGTGATGTGGATGTGCGGACCAATCAGCGAAATGCCAGTAGGGAATCTTacgaggaagatgaggagggtCCAAGAAGTGGAGTGCAATGTCAGACGCAgtaatcaaaaagaaaaagctgttgtagagcatgtgttttttatttttattctttccttgGTGAACATGCTTTTAGAGATCTGCCTTTCAGAGTAATATAATGGAAATAGGTAGCATTAGGTGTAAAACATTTGCCGAGGCAATTTTGAGCAACTCCTGGTTCACAAATATGCGAGTGGAGTATTTATTGCACGTTTCATTTGTGCTCCAAGTTGGCAAAACTGTATGTTGGCTAACTGCTATATGTCTCTACTTAATATCCATGTCTTTTTATATGTGTATGTTTTTCCTAAGAAATCTATGGCACATATTTTCAAAGGCCCAAAAGATTACTATACTTTCTGTGAAGGTAATTTTCAAATTGTGACAAACCGTTTTTGTTCTTCAATAAAAGTTCCAGAATGCTTCACATTTTATTACTGctttattattttagatttgttattttttcatttaaaaagactttATTCCAGTTCATGATTCTTTATAATGCAAGTTGGACATTTGCACAGTAGCAGAACCTGCCATTAGTCAATGAACAACTGTGTTGTAATTGATGGACATGATGAGGGATTTATCAACAGCACGGCTTGATTACAGACAGTGGGGAATGCCTTTTAGTGTTGCTTCCTCCTGAAAGAGCaacctgtaaaataaaaaagattaagtTAGGCAGCTGTCTACCTATAGTTAGCATGTGTACACCATTAAAAGGTTTATTAAATAGCAATGATTAAGCTTTGGGATGGTTTACCCTCAGTCAGCCTGGCCTTTCCTCCACTTGACTGGCACAGCACTGTGGCACATCCCACACACAGCACCACTGTCTGAGCATGGCTGAACACCGTGGTGATCTTATAGCAGCCTGCAAAGAAACCATTCCACGGTGGGCAAATGTGTACCGTAATAATGACAGTAAACTTAACAAATCCCGGAGTGTTTATGTGTGACCTTAAATGTACTGTACCTGGGCACTTGACGTCCATAAAGTAGGAGTTGGGACTCTGGAcgagtcttttctttttgtgctgtCTTCTTTGAAGTTCAATAGAAGGATGGAGGAGGTCTCTGGCGAGCTACAGGGAAAGTACATTATAACAGGTAATACGTTTATTTAGTCAGACAAGTTGTGATAAGTTGACCCGAGCCAGGTTAAGTCAGATACGAAGTTGTCTTTCCAATACGTAACCCAGTGTTGGACATTGTAACGTCGGCTCTGTACGTGTTTTGTAATATAACGTGACGTTAGTCCACTACGACGGGCACTATGACAAATAAGTCCACATTTTGCTTAGCCAACGTGTAATGCAACATTTTAGCACGGACGCTGGCAAACCCCCGATCAACACAAGTAGCGACAACTTAAGCTGCAGTTgttacaataaaaaacaaatgtcgcGTTTCAGGCGCCCGGGCTAGCCAGGGCTAACGCTACATTAGCTAACTATCGCCATGTGCTTCTGCTGCCACGGATGGCCACCACAACCTCCGCGGGTCCAGGACACGCAAACAACCGCACAGTAAGGCGATGGGAACTCGGTAATAGAAATACTGACAGGTGACAACATTgtacaataacaaagaaaacaaatcaccCAAGAAGAACACCGTAACTTACAGGCATTTTCACCGTGATAGGCTCGCTGTACTGCGCATGCGTCGCCTGGTGGCAGAGGAACGGTGTGAGCTGCTGTTCCAGGAATTGTTGTTGCCTCAAATATCCTTGGATATTATGAACAGGATATATTATCATCATATTATCCAGAATCATTGTCTTTCAATGCGATTTTGTTTGAcgaaataatatattattattattacactatgtcatgtaataataataataataataaaccaatacatgtttattaattataatatatttaaccTTACTCATCATGAAATTTATCAAAAAGCAAAATTAAGGGATTAGTTCGACCAACAACTAATATTGTATTTTAGCCGATTCATatgacaatgaaaataaatacaatttaaaaaaagttatgcCTCTTCCCTTATCCCTTTTAACTTCATATACCATAATGCATTTCGGCAAGTGACGACACTCCCCTTGGCACCGGTCAGTTTCCCTATCTCCCAAAGACAGCTGAGGATTTCCAGACTGGGGACCCCGGCCCAATACGGTCTATTATTAGCGAAACGTCGGAGTCCACGTCGTTTTTGAAATGGCGAAAACGTACGATTATTTGTTTAAGCTGCTGCTAATCGGAGACAGCGGAGTCGGCAAGACATGTCTGCTGTTCAGATTCAGCGAGGACTCCTTCAATACCACCTTCATATCCACAATAGGTGAGTACCCTGCTGCCGCCCCTAAAGATACATACATCTGACATAATGCATGCCCTTATCAGCCGATGCGTCAAAGCATTGCACGCATGGCGTGGTCTTTATCCGGCACTATTCATATTTGGTTCTCAGACCTATATCGTTTAAAGAGACTGTAAATGCATACGAGCAAGACAATGGGAGAGACTCATTATAGTGATCACCTGTCCTTGATGGCTCATGGTTAGGCACTGGAGGTTAAAtatggaatgaaatgaaatgctatAGCAATGATGGTTGACCTTTTGAACACAAGGCTTTCATTCTTGCATTTGGAATTGTTAAAATACAGTTATATCCTCCATTAAGCTCTACAGTACGCTGTACTGCAGCAGAGCTCTAGTTGGCCTGTGACATCAAATGATGCCCTCCTAATACTTGACATAGGATTAACAGTTCATTGCTATTAATTCACATAGGCGCAGAAGTGCCCAGTTTGATGAgcaaaaatgtttaataattgCATGTAACTAATCAATGCAGTAACCATAAACCTGTATCTGTGCttgtttattgaaaaaaaggaatagaCTTCAAAATCAGAACAATAGAGCTGGATGGAAAGAGAGTCAAACTTCAAATATGGTAAAGGATATTTTaatattctcatttttttttcttcttaaaaataatgaaaaactaaaataaaaagtctgaatgtgatCCTAATGTTCACTTCTAACTTGATGTTTTATAGGGACACTGCAGGACAGGAGCGGTTTCGCACCATCACCACAGCTTACTACAGAGGAGCATTGGTGTGTTTGTACTTCACCCAGCACATCCTCCCTATTGGTTTATTTCATGTATTGAAGGGATGGAATTATTATTTACGAGGAGGACTGTTTTTCTTCACAGGGCATCATGTTGGTCTATGACATCAGCAATGAGAAGTCttttgaaaacataaaaaactggATCAGAAATATTGAAGAGGTGAGCGCTGAATGGAAGCTGGTATCAGCAGCTCTAGTGGTTGTAAGTGCTGTCTGACATTATAAGCATAATGAGTCTCTTTGATTTCCAGCATGCCTCGTCTGACGTGGAGAAGATGATACTGGGTAACAAATGCGACATGTCCGACAGGAGACAGGTGTCCAAAGACAGAGGTGAAAAAGTGAGTTTCCGCAGCCAGTCATTACTAAGAACCagtcaaaaacaaataaaatgctgGGGAGGTTGAGTGACACACTAACATTGTATTTCTATCCCGTTTAGCTGGCTATTGATTATGGAGTTAAGTTCTTGGAAACAAGTGCAAAGTCTAGCCTAAATGTAGAAGAGGTAAGTTCATTTTTGTTAACCCTGAAAGAACCACGGCCAATGAATACGTACATTCaacatgttttgcttttttatttgtcattccAGGCTTTTTATAACATGGGAAGAGACATATTACACAATCTGAGCTCAAAGACAGTAAGTTATTAATACTTTTACAATTTATTCTGCTGCGGGTGGAGTTATGTCACCTCTCAAAATAAGGTTAGAGATTCAGAGTAATTCACTGAAGTCATACTTTCTTCTTATTGTCTAGCTGCCATTTTTCAGATGCGAGTAGCTGATACAAAAGATAAAATGCTTATCTAAGTTGCTTTCAATGATCCTTTCCTCAGCAAATAAGCGCTGTAAGCAGTATTGAGTGCATGTATTTCGCCTCTTGGGCTACAAAGAGGCCAACTGCCTCCAGTTTAATGATAGTTCTGTTGCTCGATTGATGTGAATATAATTCAGGAACTAAACCTACAACCTTGACACGTGCTACAATTAATGTGAAGCCCTACTTTATTTATAACTTTTTCTCCACCACATTTTTTCCATTGATAGACCGACAACAACGCCGGAGGATCGGGCAAACCTGTCAAGATCACAGAGAAGAAGTCAAAGAGAATGAAATTCTTCAAGTGTACGCTCCTCTAAGCGGATCATCCCACAGCTGTTCACAGCTCTAGAGGGACTTTGCTGTTTCCCGACCCGCCTCCCGGGCGTCCTCCCAGCAGCGGGCGCAGTGGTAATATTGAACATTGCCGCCAGCTGAAGCCCGCGATCGAGATGCCATCGTGATCAAAAGACCTGTCCGTGATTGTCAGAATTAGTTTGTAACGGGCCCTGCGGACTCTGCTCACAGGAGCCAGAGATTCTGTTGGCGTTTGTAATACCTCTGTTGGACGTCCCGAGaatataatgtatttaatatgaTACAATTCCACCTAGTTGTCTTATagataggggggggggaaacaaaaatgCAGATTATTTCATAAATTGTAGCATCGTTTTATACACTCTAGTATCATATTTATACTATCATATTTACCGTGTTGGATGGACGTATCACGTCTCAGTATTGATTGTACTTGTCTCTGTGAATTCATGTGTTCTAATACAGTCTCCTGTTGCACTGGCACCACTAATTGTTATTGCGTGCCTCTTAGGAGCTATCgttttgtgatttaaaaaaaaaaaagtataaatgtaACCTACTGTACTGAAGGAAAGCTTCATTTAACCAGGTTTGTGTGTCAAAATGGCAAAAGGTCGTTTGTTTTTTAGGAGCTGTACAGAACTACATATTGTTATGCCATTGTCAGTATTTGCATGAAAGCTATAAGTATTAAGCACATTTTAAAGTATCTGAGAAGAATATGTTTACAGAGTATTCAAAAGTGTCAATCATATCTGAATTAATGTTTGTGATGTTCAAATAGCCTCTTGCTTTTGGCCTAATTAACTGATGTgtgtttactttatttttgccataaaatgtaaacattaaacatgaaaacacaatatttgaGGAAAGCTGTTAAGTGAATGGTTTGGAATTACTGTCTGTTAAACTAATGAAAGAGTAAAGAAAGTGaatctttgaaagaaaaagctatgttgtgggtttttttcactACTTTGTACTGACAACTAACAGGTAATGCatgatggaaagaaaaaagaaagtttgGTAAGGAAATACTGCCATTCCATTTTTTATCATTGATGTGAGGCATAAACTCCAGAACAAAGGTAGGATAGTTCTCTGCATCGCTTCCACCATCCAATTCCTCCTCCATAAATAATGAATTTCCTCATTTTGTTTCGTCCCGCCTCTCTTCATGGCTCGTATCTAATTTCCAGGCGGATTGTCTTCTTCCTGCTCTGCCTCCATCTTCTTCCCCGCATCGCCGCCCGCCGCCCTGCAGGCCTCGCCCAGGTCCCTCTCGCTGCCTGAGGCTCCGGCCTCCTTACTGACCGCCTTTGCTTCCCTCCCACTGGTGGTGAAGCTCTGCGATCTGTGAGACGGGAACCGCTTTTCGTCGGCCACGGTCAGGTACTCGGTAGCGTCTGAGAGGTTCCGCTTGGCCTTCGCCTTTGAATGGTCCGCTGCGTGTCCCTCCGTCGGACGCGCTCCTGTGCCTTCCAGAGGATCGCTTTTAGGCTCTGTGGGTGCAGCGCGAGCTCGAGACTGTTGGGAGAGACTTCTGACGGTTGAAACGTTGGCCATGTGACCGGTAGTGCTCGGGTGCATCTTGTGCTCCAAGTTCTCTTGCCACTGATTCTGGGTTTTGGTGAGCTGTTCCGCCACCGACTTTAATTCAGCAGCTTGCACATCGTCACCTGCCTCCGCTGGGTTGTGGATGATGCCGCTCATGGCTCTCCTCTTTGTGACGGGGGAAGTCTGGCTTTGGAATTCACCGTGGAAATGTCTCAACGATTTAGTCCTCTTTGGGGACGAGGAAGTCCCAGACGGCAGTTGGGCCTTCTTCGTTGGGGGCTCATCTGCTTCCCCATCGGGGGGGCTGACAACGATGGTGCTCATAGCCCTCCTCTTTGTCAAAGGAGAAGTGGCTTGGTCTTCAACTGGCGAGTACCTCAAGGATTTGGTTCTTTTTGGTGGAGAACAAGGCTTCAGTCGGTCCAGCAGCATTGTGCTGCCGTTCTTCAGGTTGGACAAGGTCTCTTGACTTGATGTGGCGGAGGCCGGCTTCTGTTCGCATGGAGATATGAGAATGCCCACACATGAACTCGGTCGTGATCTGTCCAGACCGCCGACCTCTAAGGTCTGTCCGCTTTCCTTTGGGTTGCGGGTACAAATACCGGAGGCTTCCCTCAggctcctctgtctctccacGCCGGCTTTCGGTGTCACGTCCGTGTCCTTCTGCTTCGACGCGAACTCCTCCATGTCCATGTGGAAACGGTACAGACTGTAACCATCAGCGCTGTTAATGCTGCCCTGGcgcagcagggaggaggggtCGCACTGGGAGGAGTTTCGCGAGTGGCTCCTGGTCAGTTCCATTTGGTCCACGCCTGCGAGCTTTTCCAGGGCGACCGCCATCCTCCCGTGgatctcctccagctgtgcCA
It contains:
- the dnaja gene encoding dnaJ homolog subfamily A member 4, whose product is MVHETGYYDLLGVSPKASQEDLKKAYRKLALKYHPDKNPNEGDKFKLISQAYEVLSNPEKRNLYDQGGEQAIKEGGMGGGTSPMDMFNMFFGGGGRMQRERRGKNVVHQLSVSLEEMYKGGSRKLGLQKSVICENCEGYGGKKGALEKCSSCKGRGVQIKVQQIGPGMIQQIQSMCAECQGQGEKFNSKDRCKNCNGRKVERQKKILEVHIDKGMRDGQKITFTGEGDQEPGLEPGDVIIVLDQKEHPLFQRKDNDLTMKMNIKLAEALCGFKKAIQTLDDRMLIISSHPGEVIKHGDIKCVQNEGMPVYREPFEKGQLFIHFQVDFPENGWLPEHLMFQLERLLPPRDDVMITDEMEEVQLCDVDVRTNQRNASRESYEEDEEGPRSGVQCQTQ
- the rps27l gene encoding 40S ribosomal protein S27-like codes for the protein MPLARDLLHPSIELQRRQHKKKRLVQSPNSYFMDVKCPGCYKITTVFSHAQTVVLCVGCATVLCQSSGGKARLTEGCSFRRKQH
- the LOC119195602 gene encoding ras-related protein Rab-8B-like; translation: MAKTYDYLFKLLLIGDSGVGKTCLLFRFSEDSFNTTFISTIGIDFKIRTIELDGKRVKLQIWDTAGQERFRTITTAYYRGALGIMLVYDISNEKSFENIKNWIRNIEEHASSDVEKMILGNKCDMSDRRQVSKDRGEKLAIDYGVKFLETSAKSSLNVEEAFYNMGRDILHNLSSKTTDNNAGGSGKPVKITEKKSKRMKFFKCTLL
- the LOC119195599 gene encoding transient receptor potential cation channel subfamily M member 1, which codes for MTSSFPAAPCGDHLFDEDGKKLPPCIPGAWLTPAIMACYLLVANILLVNLLIAVFNNTFCEIKSISNQVWKFQRYQLIMTFHDRPILPPPLIIFSHIYILFNRLFRRCARKKQDGELDEKDRGLKLRLNPEELKCLYEFEEQCVEEYFREKEDEQQSSSDERIKVTSERVENMSMRLEEVNERENTMKASLQTVDLRLAQLEEIHGRMAVALEKLAGVDQMELTRSHSRNSSQCDPSSLLRQGSINSADGYSLYRFHMDMEEFASKQKDTDVTPKAGVERQRSLREASGICTRNPKESGQTLEVGGLDRSRPSSCVGILISPCEQKPASATSSQETLSNLKNGSTMLLDRLKPCSPPKRTKSLRYSPVEDQATSPLTKRRAMSTIVVSPPDGEADEPPTKKAQLPSGTSSSPKRTKSLRHFHGEFQSQTSPVTKRRAMSGIIHNPAEAGDDVQAAELKSVAEQLTKTQNQWQENLEHKMHPSTTGHMANVSTVRSLSQQSRARAAPTEPKSDPLEGTGARPTEGHAADHSKAKAKRNLSDATEYLTVADEKRFPSHRSQSFTTSGREAKAVSKEAGASGSERDLGEACRAAGGDAGKKMEAEQEEDNPPGN